One segment of Cutaneotrichosporon cavernicola HIS019 DNA, chromosome: 4 DNA contains the following:
- the CDS1 gene encoding uncharacterized protein (Belongs to the CDS family): protein MSSFSQRNMFDVLDVHQHVEDEESDLEEPEPEPSAVTPSAPTAPLTKSAKKRARARAAAAAKANGANGKSADAQEPPAASTAKQVSEPKPEPEVAQPAPQVSQPPFSTPAPAPAAPPAATTVAKQPREASPPTSPTFAPSLPESLPHPVRDASPANRKRKAPADFTPAGPGAAFTPTSPSKNSVKFEDPVPGVPKNYVKFEDGVLAGEGRDGETTIPRAPQPVQAPPPKKNQNAIERTVWTLIMIFGFITLLLMGHPCMIILVMVCQAIVYKEISALFDLRDQGSKSLKQVGDWSKSLNWYFFVVTNYFLYGESIIYYFKHIVFVDAYFVPFAKNHRFISFMLYILGFVAFVANLQRQYLRQQFALFCWVHITLLLIVVSSHFIVNNILEGMIWFFVPASLVICNDIFAYICGKLFGRTPLIKLSPKKTVEGFVGAFICTLIFGIGWGTFFQQFNYFICPAKDLSVTIFSDIQCKPNPVFLWKEFEWTGAVRTILTAILGHAPAPVWYKPYQLHVIAMATFASLVAPFGGFFASGFKRAFNIKDFGHSIPGHGGMTDRMDCQFMMGIFAYVYYSSLIRVQNVTVGGILQTVVVSLTTTEQLELLDDLKRYLSGQGVAGL from the exons ATGTCCTCATTCTCCCAACGTAACATGTTCGACGTGCTTGACGTGCACCAgcacgtcgaggatgaagagTCGGACCTTGAAGA ACCCGAGCCTGAGCCGTCCGCGGTGACACCCAGTGCAcccaccgcgccgctcaCCAAATCTGCCAAGAAACGCGCTCGCGCTAGggctgctgcggctgccaAGGCGAACGGGGCGAACGGCAAGAGCGCCGACGCTCAGGAGCCTCCAGCCGCCTCAACGGCGAAGCAGGTGTCGgagcccaagcccgagcccgaggtcgCACAGCCTGCACCGCAGGTATCCCAACCCCCATTCTCCActcccgcccccgccccgGCTGCGCCACCGGCCGCTACCACGGTCGCCAAGCAGCCGCGCGAGGCTTCGCCGcccacgtcgccgacgtTCGCCCCGTCGCTCCCCGAgtctcttcctcatcctgTCAGGGATGCATCCCCCGCGAaccgcaagcgcaaggcgcCTGCGGACTTTACACCCGCTGGCCCCGGAGCCGCGTtcacgccgacctcgccgtccaAGAACAGCGTCAAGTTTGAGGACCCGGTCCCCGGGGTCCCCAAGAACTATGTCAAGTTTGAGGACGGCGTACTCGCTGGCGAgggccgcgacggcgagacaACGATCCCCCGTGCCCCCCAGCCGGTGCAGGCTCCGCCGCCCAAGAAGAACCAGAACGCCATCGAGCGGACGGTGTGGACGCTCATCATGATCTTCGGCTTCATTA ctctCCTCTTAATGGGTCACCCATGCATGATCATCCTCGTCATGGTCTGCCAGGCGATCGTGTACAAGGAGATTTCTGCGCTCTTTGATCTGCGTGACC AGGGCTCCAAGTCTCTCAAGCAAGTCGGCGACTGGAGCAAGTCGCTCAACTGGTACTTCTTTGTCGTCACCAACTACTTCCTCTACGGCGAAAGCATCATCTACTACTTCAAGCACATTGTGTTTGTTGACGCGTACTTTGTGCCCTTTGCCAAGAACCACCGCTTCATCAGCTTCATGCTGTACATCTTAG GCTTCGTCGCGTtcgtcgccaacctccAGCGCCAGTACCTGCGCCAGCAGTTCGCCCTGTTCTGCTGGGTGCACATCACGCTCCTTCTCATTGTCGTGTCGTCGCACTTTATCGTCAACAACATTCTCGAGGGTATGATCTGGTTCTTCGTACCAGCCTCGCTCGTCATCTGCAACGACATCTTCGCCTATATCTGTGGCAAGTTGTTCGGCCGCACGCCGCTCATCAAGCTGTCTCCCAAGAAGACGGTCGAGGGCTTTGTCGGCGCGTTCATCTGCACCCTCATCTTCGGCATCGGGTGGGGCACCTTCTTCCAGCAGTTCAACTACTTCATCTGCCCGGCCAAGGACCTCAGTGTCACCATCTTCTCCGACATCCAGTGCAAGCCCAACCCTGTCTTCCTCTGGAAGGAGTTTGAGTGGACTGGCGCCGTGCGCACCATCCTGACTGCCATT CTCGGACACGCGCCAGCCCCGGTCTGGTACAAGCCGTACCAGCTGCACGTGATCGCAATGGCCACCTTCGcctcgctcgtcgcgccctTTGGTGGCTTCTTCGCGTCGGGCTTCAAGCGCGCGTTCAACATCAAGGACTTTGGCCACTCGATTCCCGGTCACGGCGGCATGACCGACCGCATGGACTGTCAGTTCATGATGGGCATCTTTGCCTACGTGTACTACTCGTCTCTCATCCGCGTCCAGAACGTGACCGTCGGTGGCATCCTGCAGACCGTTGTCGTTTcgctcaccaccaccgagcagctcgagctcctcgacgacctcaagcGCTACCTTTCGGGGCAGGGCGTTGCCGGTCTCTAA